One stretch of Pseudomonas fluorescens Q2-87 DNA includes these proteins:
- a CDS encoding CDP-alcohol phosphatidyltransferase family protein, which produces MPSIYQLKPAFQNLLRPTVQRLYDKGVTANQVTLLAGVISVLVGAVIAWFAGHPWVFVLVPIWMFLRMALNAVDGMLAREFGQQSHLGAYLNELCDIIADAALILPFALIPDASLLLVLLVTLLALFSEYAGVLGAMVGASRRYDGPMGKSDRAFVFGVLATGIALGWLGALWVNGVMAVVAALLVYTLVNRVRHGLDQVKENAPSA; this is translated from the coding sequence ATGCCCTCCATTTACCAACTCAAACCCGCCTTCCAGAACCTGCTGCGCCCCACAGTCCAACGGCTTTACGACAAGGGCGTCACCGCCAACCAGGTCACGCTGCTGGCCGGTGTCATTTCGGTGTTGGTGGGAGCGGTGATCGCCTGGTTTGCCGGTCACCCGTGGGTGTTTGTGCTGGTGCCGATCTGGATGTTCCTGCGCATGGCATTGAACGCCGTGGATGGCATGCTGGCCCGGGAGTTCGGGCAACAATCGCATCTGGGCGCCTATCTCAATGAGCTATGCGATATCATCGCCGACGCCGCCTTGATCCTGCCTTTCGCCCTGATTCCCGATGCCAGTCTGTTGCTCGTGCTGTTGGTCACGCTGTTGGCGTTGTTCAGCGAATACGCCGGCGTGCTGGGGGCGATGGTCGGGGCTTCGCGGCGGTATGACGGGCCGATGGGCAAAAGCGACCGGGCCTTTGTGTTTGGCGTGTTGGCCACCGGTATTGCCCTGGGTTGGCTCGGGGCGCTCTGGGTCAATGGTGTGATGGCGGTGGTTGCCGCCCTGCTGGTTTATACCTTGGTCAATCGGGTGCGTCATGGCCTGGACCAAGTGAAGGAAAACGCTCCCTCAGCATAA
- a CDS encoding bifunctional alpha/beta hydrolase/class I SAM-dependent methyltransferase has product MREAQHRTFTTHDGVELFYQHWPAVDAAAGEPRQAVLLFHRGHEHSGRIAHLVDELDLPGFDFFAWDARGHGQSPGARGDSPSFATSARDVQTFCDHIGATHQIDEQNIAVVAQSVGAVIASTWVHDYAPRIRSLVLASPAFKVKLYVPFARPGLALMRKFRGNFFVNSYVKAKFLSHDPERVASYDSDPLITKAISVNVLLGLYEAADRVVADAQAIQVPTQLLISGSDFVVHRKPQEQFFERLGSLHKEKHILPGFFHDTLGEKNRAPAIASARRFILQNFARPLDRPSLLDADRLGATCAEAETLATPLPHNSLRDLYWRMTRASMRFGSSLSAGVKLGFDTGFDSGSTLDYVYRNRPTGTSALGRMIDQNYLNSIGWRGIRQRKLHVEELLRLAMGKLREEDREVRIVDIAAGHGRYILEALQGVSPLPESILLRDYSDINVRDGSALIVEKGLGDIAQFVKGDAFDRQDLAALEPKPTLAVVSGLYELFADNQMVGGSLAGLAEAVEPGGFLVYTGQPWHPQLELIARALTSHRAGQAWVMRRRSQAEMDQLVEAAGFRKITLRVDEWGIFSVSLAQRVR; this is encoded by the coding sequence ATGCGCGAAGCCCAACACCGGACGTTCACCACCCATGATGGCGTGGAATTGTTCTACCAACACTGGCCAGCCGTTGACGCGGCAGCAGGTGAGCCCCGCCAGGCGGTGCTGTTGTTCCACCGCGGCCATGAACACTCCGGGCGTATTGCGCACCTGGTGGATGAGCTGGATTTGCCCGGCTTCGACTTCTTTGCCTGGGATGCACGCGGCCATGGCCAGTCCCCCGGCGCTCGCGGCGACAGCCCGAGCTTCGCCACCAGTGCGCGGGATGTGCAGACGTTCTGCGACCACATCGGCGCCACGCACCAGATCGACGAACAGAACATCGCGGTAGTCGCGCAAAGCGTCGGTGCGGTGATCGCGTCCACCTGGGTCCACGATTACGCGCCGCGCATTCGTTCCCTGGTGCTGGCGTCGCCGGCGTTCAAAGTGAAGCTCTACGTGCCCTTCGCCCGCCCGGGCCTGGCATTGATGCGCAAGTTTCGCGGCAATTTTTTCGTCAACAGCTACGTCAAGGCCAAATTCCTCAGCCATGACCCGGAGCGCGTGGCGTCCTACGACAGCGACCCGCTGATCACCAAGGCCATTTCGGTGAACGTGCTGCTGGGCCTGTACGAAGCGGCAGACCGCGTGGTCGCCGATGCCCAGGCGATCCAGGTCCCGACGCAGTTGTTGATCTCCGGCTCCGACTTCGTCGTGCACCGCAAACCCCAGGAGCAGTTCTTCGAACGCCTGGGCAGTTTGCACAAGGAAAAACACATCCTGCCGGGGTTCTTCCATGACACCCTGGGCGAGAAGAATCGGGCACCGGCCATCGCCAGTGCCCGGCGCTTCATCCTGCAAAACTTCGCACGGCCGCTGGACCGCCCCTCCCTGCTGGACGCCGATCGCCTGGGCGCGACCTGCGCCGAAGCGGAAACCCTGGCCACGCCGCTGCCGCACAATTCGCTGCGTGACCTGTACTGGCGCATGACTCGCGCCAGCATGCGCTTTGGCAGCTCCTTGTCCGCCGGGGTGAAGTTGGGCTTCGACACCGGTTTCGACTCCGGCAGTACCCTGGATTATGTCTATCGCAATCGCCCTACCGGCACTTCGGCGCTGGGCCGGATGATTGACCAGAACTACCTGAACTCCATCGGCTGGCGTGGTATTCGCCAGCGCAAATTGCACGTCGAAGAGCTGCTGCGCCTGGCCATGGGCAAATTGCGCGAAGAGGACCGCGAAGTACGCATCGTCGACATCGCCGCCGGCCATGGCCGCTACATTCTCGAAGCGTTGCAGGGCGTCAGCCCGTTGCCGGAGTCGATCCTGCTGCGCGACTACAGCGACATCAACGTGCGCGACGGTAGCGCGCTGATCGTCGAAAAAGGCTTGGGCGACATCGCCCAGTTCGTCAAAGGCGACGCCTTCGACCGTCAGGATCTGGCGGCGCTGGAACCGAAACCAACCCTCGCCGTGGTGTCGGGCCTGTACGAGTTGTTTGCCGACAACCAGATGGTCGGCGGCTCCCTCGCCGGCCTGGCCGAAGCGGTGGAGCCTGGCGGTTTCCTGGTCTACACCGGCCAGCCGTGGCACCCGCAATTGGAGCTGATCGCTCGCGCCCTCACCAGCCACCGTGCTGGGCAGGCCTGGGTGATGCGTCGACGCAGCCAGGCGGAAATGGATCAACTGGTCGAGGCGGCGGGCTTCCGCAAGATCACCCTGCGTGTGGATGAATGGGGCATTTTCAGCGTTTCGCTGGCTCAGCGAGTGCGTTGA
- a CDS encoding phosphatase PAP2/dual specificity phosphatase family protein encodes MSAVIAPAREPALLKPAVLWLLLLAPLFFSTYGFATWVTAQRDDVGTLVFDWERHMPFMAWTIVPYWSIDLLYGLSLLLPNSRLELKRHALRLLTAQVIAVSCFLLWPLRFTFPRPEMDGVFGWLFEVLAGFDKPFNQAPSLHIALLVILWVCYQRHLQGFWRWLMHGWFALIGVSVLTTYQHHFIDLPTGALAGWLCVWLWPLDRPSPLKNPRLTSDPARLRLGLRYALGAAALFIPAFALGGAWLWLIWPAVAVLVVALNYLVVGADGFQKRADGRLSPAARWLLAPYLAAAWINSRWWTRKHPQPVQVADDVWLGRVPTPMELKDSSFSGVVDLCAELSVDSTAVAYRSLPVLDLTAPTAEQCLTAARFVESLRQHGPVLVCCALGYSRSATAVAAWLLHSGRAASVDAAIVQIQRAQPRIVLHAAHRRALEHLSTPLGTVHDQ; translated from the coding sequence ATGAGCGCCGTCATTGCCCCGGCCCGTGAGCCTGCGCTGCTGAAACCGGCGGTACTGTGGTTGCTGCTGTTGGCACCGCTGTTTTTCAGCACCTATGGCTTCGCCACCTGGGTAACGGCCCAGCGTGACGACGTCGGCACGCTGGTGTTCGACTGGGAACGCCACATGCCGTTCATGGCCTGGACCATCGTGCCGTACTGGTCGATCGATCTGCTTTATGGCCTGTCCCTGCTGCTGCCCAACAGCCGCCTGGAACTCAAGCGCCACGCCTTGCGCCTGCTCACGGCCCAGGTGATTGCGGTCAGTTGCTTTCTGCTCTGGCCGTTGCGCTTCACCTTCCCCCGGCCAGAAATGGACGGGGTGTTCGGCTGGTTGTTCGAGGTGCTGGCCGGCTTCGACAAGCCCTTCAACCAGGCGCCGTCGCTGCACATTGCGTTGCTGGTGATCCTTTGGGTTTGCTACCAGCGTCATCTGCAAGGCTTCTGGCGTTGGCTGATGCACGGCTGGTTCGCGCTGATTGGCGTGTCGGTGCTGACCACCTATCAGCACCACTTCATTGACCTGCCTACCGGAGCCTTGGCCGGTTGGCTGTGTGTCTGGTTATGGCCGCTGGATCGACCGAGTCCGCTGAAAAACCCACGCCTGACCTCGGACCCTGCCCGCCTGCGGCTGGGCCTGCGTTATGCCTTGGGGGCTGCGGCGCTGTTCATTCCGGCGTTTGCCTTGGGCGGCGCGTGGCTGTGGTTGATCTGGCCGGCGGTGGCGGTGCTGGTGGTGGCGCTCAATTACTTGGTGGTCGGTGCCGATGGCTTTCAAAAACGCGCCGATGGCCGGCTGAGCCCGGCGGCGCGTTGGTTGCTGGCGCCGTATCTGGCCGCGGCGTGGATCAATTCCCGCTGGTGGACGCGCAAGCATCCGCAGCCGGTTCAAGTGGCCGATGACGTCTGGCTGGGCCGCGTCCCTACGCCGATGGAATTAAAGGACAGCTCGTTCAGCGGCGTGGTCGATCTTTGCGCTGAGCTGTCAGTGGACAGCACCGCCGTTGCCTATCGTTCGTTGCCGGTGCTTGACCTGACGGCGCCCACTGCCGAGCAATGCCTGACGGCGGCCCGATTCGTCGAGAGCCTGCGCCAGCATGGGCCGGTATTGGTCTGCTGCGCACTGGGTTATTCGCGCAGCGCCACTGCGGTGGCGGCGTGGTTGCTGCACAGTGGGCGGGCCGCCAGCGTCGATGCGGCGATCGTGCAAATCCAGCGAGCCCAGCCACGCATCGTTTTGCATGCGGCGCACCGTCGCGCGCTGGAACACTTATCCACACCCCTGGGGACTGTCCATGATCAGTGA
- a CDS encoding lysophospholipid acyltransferase family protein, translating to MFEPVVANLITSAARMVTGARSLWLGCAPQPVQRIYFANHSSHGDFVLLWASLPPALRKLTRPVAGADYWQTSPMRRYIINRVFNGVLVDRERKDPSYSPLQPMLEALENGDSLIIFPEGTRNPDEGLLPFKSGIYHLMTAHPEVEVIPVWIANLNRVMPKGRVLPLPLLCTTSFGAPLRIEEDESKAQFLERSRAALLALAPEHV from the coding sequence ATGTTCGAACCCGTGGTCGCCAACCTCATCACCTCCGCCGCCCGCATGGTCACGGGTGCTCGCAGCCTGTGGCTCGGCTGTGCGCCGCAACCGGTGCAGCGAATCTACTTTGCCAACCACAGCAGCCACGGCGACTTCGTGTTGCTCTGGGCTTCGCTGCCACCAGCGCTGCGCAAGCTCACACGGCCAGTGGCGGGCGCCGATTACTGGCAGACCAGCCCGATGCGCCGCTACATCATCAACCGGGTGTTCAACGGCGTGCTGGTGGACCGCGAGCGCAAGGACCCGTCGTACAGCCCATTGCAACCGATGCTCGAGGCGCTGGAGAACGGCGATTCGCTGATCATCTTCCCCGAGGGCACGCGCAACCCCGACGAAGGCTTGCTGCCCTTCAAGAGCGGGATCTACCACTTGATGACGGCTCATCCCGAGGTCGAGGTGATCCCGGTGTGGATCGCCAACCTCAACCGCGTCATGCCCAAGGGCCGCGTATTGCCCCTGCCACTGTTATGCACCACCAGCTTCGGTGCGCCGCTGCGCATCGAAGAAGATGAAAGCAAAGCGCAATTTCTCGAACGCAGCCGCGCCGCGCTGCTGGCACTGGCCCCGGAGCACGTCTGA
- a CDS encoding phosphatidate cytidylyltransferase, with protein sequence MDRYTLMLFGGIGAILLLASLIGFILKLRTKGAPNSVIDNLNARINAWWIMVLVIGIAFWLGNAAVILLFYAVSFYALREFLTLTPTRRSDYPALVAAFYLALPLQYLLIYYDWYGLFSIFIPVYVFLLLPILASLGGDSTHFLERASKVQWGLMIAVFCISFVPALLTLDIAGFEGRNLLLIAYLVIVVQLSDVLQYVCGKLFGKHKIAPNLSPSKTVEGFAGGIFLASLIGGALWWITPFNPWQSFLIALLINLLGFAGGIVMSAIKRDRGVKDWGHMIEGHGGMLDRLDSVCFAAPIFFHLVRYWWT encoded by the coding sequence ATGGATCGATATACCCTGATGTTGTTTGGCGGGATCGGCGCGATTCTGCTGCTGGCTTCGCTGATCGGTTTCATTCTCAAGCTGCGGACCAAAGGCGCGCCGAATTCGGTCATCGACAACCTCAACGCGCGGATCAACGCCTGGTGGATCATGGTGCTGGTGATCGGCATCGCGTTCTGGCTTGGCAACGCAGCGGTTATCCTGCTGTTCTATGCCGTGTCGTTCTACGCCCTGCGGGAATTCCTGACCCTGACGCCGACCCGGCGCAGTGACTATCCCGCATTGGTCGCCGCGTTCTACCTGGCGCTGCCGCTGCAGTACCTGCTGATCTACTACGACTGGTACGGGCTGTTCTCGATCTTTATTCCGGTGTACGTGTTCCTGCTGCTGCCGATCCTGGCCTCGCTGGGCGGCGACAGTACGCACTTCCTGGAACGTGCTTCGAAGGTCCAGTGGGGGCTGATGATTGCGGTGTTCTGCATCTCGTTCGTGCCGGCGCTGCTGACGCTCGACATCGCCGGTTTCGAAGGACGGAACCTGTTGCTGATCGCCTACCTGGTGATCGTGGTGCAACTGTCGGATGTGCTGCAGTACGTGTGCGGCAAGTTGTTCGGCAAGCACAAGATCGCGCCGAACCTGTCGCCCTCAAAAACCGTGGAAGGTTTTGCCGGCGGTATTTTCCTCGCCTCGCTGATCGGCGGCGCGTTGTGGTGGATCACACCGTTCAACCCGTGGCAGTCGTTCCTCATCGCCCTGCTGATCAACCTGCTGGGGTTTGCCGGCGGCATCGTCATGTCGGCGATCAAGCGCGACCGCGGCGTCAAGGACTGGGGCCACATGATCGAAGGCCACGGCGGCATGCTCGATCGCCTGGACTCCGTGTGCTTCGCCGCGCCGATCTTCTTTCATTTGGTGCGGTACTGGTGGACCTGA
- the cyoD gene encoding cytochrome o ubiquinol oxidase subunit IV, translating into MSSLQSRVEASHGSAKSYLTGFVLSVILTVIPFALVMYPTLPKPITAGVVVIFAVIQIVVHLIYFLHLNFSPQQRWNLTALVFSVVIIALLVGLSLWIMYSVHHNMLAH; encoded by the coding sequence ATGAGCAGTCTTCAGAGCCGCGTCGAGGCCAGCCATGGCAGCGCCAAGTCCTACCTCACCGGGTTCGTTCTGTCGGTCATCCTCACCGTCATTCCGTTCGCCCTGGTGATGTATCCCACGCTGCCCAAGCCGATAACGGCCGGGGTCGTGGTGATATTCGCAGTGATCCAGATCGTCGTGCACCTGATCTATTTCCTGCACCTCAACTTCTCACCGCAACAACGCTGGAACCTGACGGCGCTGGTGTTCTCCGTGGTGATCATTGCGCTGCTGGTGGGGCTGTCGCTGTGGATCATGTACAGCGTTCATCACAATATGCTGGCGCACTGA
- the cyoC gene encoding cytochrome o ubiquinol oxidase subunit III: MSNLVQPDATAPESEHGHADTGSMTLFGFWVYLMTDCILFATLFATYAVLGQSVAGGPGAADIFELPYVLTETFILLFSSITYGFAMLALSAGQKQKVLAWLGLTFVLGLAFIGMEVYEFHKLIAEGNGPNRSAFLTGFFTLVGTHGLHVTTGLLWMAVVMFQVQRNGLTTVNATRMGCLSLFWHFLDVVWICVFTVVYLFGVM, from the coding sequence ATGTCCAATCTCGTTCAGCCAGACGCCACCGCACCGGAATCAGAACACGGCCACGCGGACACGGGCTCCATGACCTTGTTCGGATTCTGGGTCTATTTGATGACCGACTGCATCCTGTTCGCAACGTTGTTTGCGACCTATGCGGTACTCGGCCAGAGCGTCGCCGGCGGCCCGGGTGCCGCCGACATCTTCGAATTGCCCTACGTCCTGACGGAAACTTTTATCCTGCTGTTCAGCAGCATCACCTACGGCTTCGCCATGCTCGCGTTGAGCGCCGGCCAGAAGCAAAAGGTGCTGGCCTGGCTCGGCCTGACTTTCGTCCTCGGCCTGGCCTTCATCGGCATGGAGGTCTACGAGTTCCACAAGCTCATCGCCGAAGGCAACGGTCCCAACCGCAGCGCATTCCTCACCGGCTTCTTCACGCTGGTCGGCACCCACGGCCTGCACGTCACCACGGGGCTGCTATGGATGGCCGTTGTGATGTTCCAGGTTCAACGCAACGGCCTGACCACGGTCAACGCCACGCGCATGGGCTGCCTGAGCCTGTTCTGGCACTTCCTCGACGTGGTGTGGATCTGTGTGTTCACCGTGGTCTATCTGTTTGGAGTGATGTAA
- the cyoB gene encoding cytochrome o ubiquinol oxidase subunit I, giving the protein MFGKLSLEAIPTDEPIIMWTLAVVMLIALAGIGAVTYYRKWTYLWTEWFTSVDHKRIGVMYIVVALVMLLRGFSDAIMMRTQQAMASDGSAGYLPPEHYDQIFTAHGVIMIFFMAMPLVVGLMNIVVPLQIGARDVAFPFLNALSFWLFVAGAMLVNVSLAIGEFARTGWVAYPPLSGLSYSPGVGVDYYIWSLQISGVGTLLTGVNFFVTILKMRTPGMTLFRMPVFTWTVLCTSVLILASFPILTATLFMLSLDRYLDMHFFTNELGGNPMMYVNLIWAWGHPEVYILILPAFGVFSEVASTFSRKRLFGYHSLVWATIVITILSFIVWVHHFFTMGSGANVNAFFGIMTMIIAVPTGVKIFTWLFTMYRGRVRFETPMLWTVGFIVTFSIGGMTGVLLAVPGADFLLHNSLFLIAHFHNVIIGGAVFGYLCGLTYWFPKAFGFKLHDGLGRAAFWCWITGFYFAFMPSYFLGFMGMTRRLNHFDVPEWRPWLEVELLGVGIILCGVVCQILQFFFSIRHRHQNRDVTGDSWGDGRTLEWSTASPPPFYNFAQQPVVDGIDAYWGMKERGQKTAVEADFQSIHMPRNTSMGLVISLFSLVMCFALVWHIWWLAIVGLVATIAGVIWRSADDDIDYYVPAEEVARIENQRIKALAEA; this is encoded by the coding sequence ATGTTTGGGAAACTGAGCCTCGAGGCAATCCCGACGGATGAGCCGATCATCATGTGGACCCTGGCGGTCGTGATGTTGATCGCCCTGGCCGGCATCGGCGCCGTTACGTACTACCGCAAGTGGACCTATCTGTGGACTGAGTGGTTTACCTCGGTGGATCACAAGCGCATCGGCGTGATGTACATCGTCGTCGCCCTGGTGATGCTGCTGCGCGGCTTCTCCGACGCGATCATGATGCGCACCCAACAGGCCATGGCCTCCGACGGTTCGGCCGGTTATCTGCCACCGGAACACTACGACCAGATCTTCACCGCCCACGGCGTGATCATGATTTTTTTCATGGCGATGCCATTGGTGGTGGGGCTGATGAACATCGTCGTGCCGTTGCAGATCGGAGCGCGGGACGTGGCGTTTCCGTTCCTCAATGCCTTGAGTTTCTGGTTGTTCGTGGCCGGTGCGATGCTGGTCAACGTCTCCCTGGCGATCGGTGAATTTGCCCGCACCGGCTGGGTCGCTTATCCGCCGTTATCGGGATTGTCCTATAGCCCCGGGGTGGGGGTGGATTACTACATATGGTCACTGCAGATATCAGGGGTGGGCACCTTGCTGACGGGGGTGAATTTCTTCGTCACCATCCTGAAAATGCGCACCCCGGGCATGACCCTGTTCCGCATGCCGGTGTTCACCTGGACGGTGTTGTGCACGTCGGTGCTGATCCTCGCGTCGTTCCCGATCCTCACCGCCACGCTGTTCATGCTCAGCCTCGACCGCTACCTGGACATGCACTTCTTCACCAACGAACTGGGCGGCAACCCGATGATGTACGTCAACCTCATCTGGGCCTGGGGCCATCCAGAGGTGTACATCCTGATCCTGCCGGCGTTCGGGGTTTTCTCCGAGGTGGCGTCCACCTTCAGTCGCAAGCGCCTGTTCGGTTATCACTCGCTGGTCTGGGCGACGATTGTGATCACCATCCTGTCGTTCATCGTCTGGGTGCACCACTTCTTCACCATGGGCTCGGGGGCGAACGTCAACGCGTTCTTCGGCATCATGACGATGATCATCGCCGTGCCCACCGGGGTGAAAATCTTCACCTGGCTGTTCACCATGTACCGTGGGCGGGTGCGCTTCGAAACGCCGATGCTATGGACGGTCGGCTTTATCGTCACCTTCAGCATCGGCGGCATGACCGGCGTGTTGCTGGCGGTGCCGGGCGCGGATTTCCTGCTGCACAACAGCCTGTTCCTGATCGCCCACTTCCATAACGTGATCATCGGCGGCGCCGTGTTCGGCTACCTGTGCGGCCTGACCTACTGGTTCCCGAAAGCCTTCGGCTTCAAACTGCATGACGGCCTGGGCCGGGCGGCGTTCTGGTGCTGGATCACCGGCTTCTACTTCGCCTTCATGCCGTCCTACTTCCTTGGCTTCATGGGCATGACCCGGCGCCTGAACCATTTCGACGTTCCAGAATGGCGGCCTTGGCTCGAAGTGGAGTTGCTCGGCGTCGGCATCATCTTGTGCGGCGTCGTCTGCCAGATCCTGCAGTTCTTCTTCAGCATCCGCCATCGTCATCAGAACCGCGACGTGACGGGCGACTCGTGGGGAGACGGCCGGACGCTGGAGTGGTCGACCGCCTCGCCGCCGCCGTTCTATAACTTTGCCCAGCAACCGGTGGTGGATGGCATCGATGCCTACTGGGGCATGAAGGAGCGCGGCCAGAAGACCGCCGTCGAGGCCGACTTCCAGAGCATCCACATGCCGCGCAACACGAGCATGGGCCTGGTCATCAGCCTGTTCAGCCTGGTCATGTGCTTTGCCCTGGTCTGGCATATCTGGTGGCTGGCCATCGTGGGGCTGGTCGCGACCATCGCGGGCGTCATCTGGCGCAGCGCCGATGACGATATCGATTACTACGTCCCTGCCGAAGAGGTGGCGCGGATCGAAAATCAACGCATCAAGGCGTTGGCGGAGGCCTGA
- the cyoA gene encoding ubiquinol oxidase subunit II — protein sequence MMRTRLPDYLTRTLLIAAVLLLGGCDMVLFNPKGQVGLDQRNLIILSTLLMLLVVVPVIVMALVFSVKYRASNEKARYTPEWAHSRKIETVVWGVPLLIIIVLGVVTWKSTHALDPYRPLDSDVKPLVVQVIATDWKWLFIYPELGIASVNELAMPLDTPVNFRVTSDGAMTSFFIPALGGQIYAMAGMQTQLHLIANEAGEYRGIAANYNGPGFSDMHFKTLATDAAGFDKWVAGVRAGQARLDKDSYARLARPTFNHPVEHYASIQPDLFQSIIDKYEGMNRSREVEHRMEHMQGRIESSVGTGQQVSKE from the coding sequence ATCATGCGTACAAGACTGCCTGATTACCTGACAAGGACGTTGCTGATCGCCGCAGTATTGCTGCTGGGTGGTTGCGACATGGTGTTATTCAATCCCAAGGGACAAGTCGGCCTGGACCAGCGCAATTTGATCATCCTGTCGACGTTATTGATGCTGCTGGTGGTGGTGCCAGTGATCGTCATGGCCCTGGTCTTTTCGGTGAAGTACCGAGCCTCCAACGAGAAAGCCCGCTACACGCCGGAGTGGGCGCATTCGCGCAAGATAGAAACGGTGGTCTGGGGTGTCCCGCTGTTGATCATCATCGTACTGGGTGTGGTCACCTGGAAATCCACCCACGCCTTGGACCCCTACCGGCCGCTGGATTCGGACGTCAAGCCGCTGGTGGTCCAAGTCATCGCGACGGACTGGAAGTGGCTGTTCATCTACCCGGAACTCGGCATCGCGTCGGTCAATGAATTGGCCATGCCGCTGGACACGCCGGTGAACTTCCGGGTGACCTCCGACGGCGCCATGACCTCGTTTTTCATTCCAGCCTTGGGTGGGCAGATCTACGCCATGGCCGGCATGCAGACCCAGCTGCACCTGATCGCCAACGAGGCCGGGGAATACCGGGGTATCGCCGCCAACTACAACGGCCCGGGTTTTTCCGACATGCATTTCAAAACACTGGCCACCGATGCCGCCGGTTTCGACAAGTGGGTCGCAGGCGTCCGGGCGGGCCAGGCACGCCTGGACAAAGACAGTTATGCCCGACTCGCCCGGCCCACGTTCAATCATCCAGTGGAGCACTACGCCTCGATCCAGCCGGACTTGTTCCAAAGCATCATCGATAAATACGAAGGCATGAACCGTTCCCGTGAAGTCGAGCATCGCATGGAACACATGCAAGGGCGCATCGAATCATCCGTCGGGACTGGGCAGCAAGTGAGCAAGGAGTAG
- a CDS encoding YdcH family protein, which yields MPASHDLYQDLNCSKEAIQERRQQDPELDRLLDQYVDVDNQVLAAESISAGNVEDDDIRKLKAQRLAIKDLIARQLENQP from the coding sequence ATGCCTGCTTCTCACGACCTTTACCAGGATTTGAATTGCAGCAAAGAAGCCATTCAGGAGCGTCGACAACAGGATCCGGAACTCGACCGCTTGTTGGATCAATACGTGGATGTGGACAACCAGGTATTGGCGGCGGAGTCGATCTCGGCAGGTAACGTCGAAGATGACGACATTCGCAAACTCAAGGCGCAACGACTGGCGATCAAAGATCTGATTGCCCGGCAACTTGAAAACCAACCATAA
- a CDS encoding MBL fold metallo-hydrolase has protein sequence MRVHHLNCGCMCPVGGALFDGYSRGLTACLVCHCLLIETDTNGLILVDTGFGQRDIQTPERLSRFFRVFNNIKFEHRLTALDQIRRLGFDAHDVRHILLTHLDFDHAGGLQDFPQARVHVMRDEMAAARDASSWIGRRRFQARQWQGVDNWEFYATEGDTWFGFDSVRALVGAEEEDIFLVPLQGHTAGHAGIALRTTDGWMLHAGDAYFFHDEVHQLERHCPPGMRFYQFMMDTDRSARVLNQSRLRELALAHERKVQVFCSHDAREWERAVAQAPTVRADSTVMPSAAGRQSS, from the coding sequence ATGCGCGTCCACCATCTGAACTGCGGTTGCATGTGCCCGGTGGGCGGGGCGTTGTTCGATGGTTACAGCCGGGGGCTGACGGCCTGCCTGGTGTGTCATTGCCTGCTGATTGAAACCGATACCAACGGCTTGATCCTGGTGGACACCGGTTTCGGCCAACGGGATATCCAGACCCCTGAGCGGCTGAGTCGATTCTTCCGGGTGTTCAACAACATCAAGTTCGAGCATCGCCTCACCGCGCTGGATCAGATACGTCGCCTGGGTTTCGACGCCCATGATGTGCGGCACATCCTGCTCACTCATCTGGACTTCGATCACGCCGGCGGGCTGCAGGATTTTCCCCAGGCACGGGTACATGTCATGCGCGATGAAATGGCCGCCGCGCGCGACGCCAGCAGTTGGATTGGGCGTCGGCGGTTCCAGGCGCGTCAGTGGCAGGGCGTGGATAACTGGGAGTTCTATGCCACCGAGGGCGACACCTGGTTCGGCTTCGATTCGGTGCGTGCCCTGGTGGGGGCCGAGGAAGAAGATATTTTCCTGGTGCCGTTGCAGGGCCACACCGCCGGTCACGCCGGCATTGCCCTGCGTACCACCGACGGCTGGATGCTCCACGCCGGCGATGCGTACTTCTTCCACGATGAAGTCCATCAACTCGAACGCCATTGCCCGCCGGGGATGCGCTTCTATCAGTTCATGATGGACACCGACCGCTCGGCTCGCGTGCTTAACCAGAGTCGCTTGCGTGAACTGGCATTGGCGCACGAGCGCAAGGTGCAGGTTTTCTGTAGCCACGATGCCAGGGAATGGGAGCGGGCCGTGGCCCAGGCTCCCACGGTGCGCGCCGACTCCACCGTCATGCCTTCTGCCGCCGGCAGGCAGTCAAGCTGA